Proteins found in one Hevea brasiliensis isolate MT/VB/25A 57/8 chromosome 18, ASM3005281v1, whole genome shotgun sequence genomic segment:
- the LOC110668448 gene encoding uncharacterized protein LOC110668448, with translation MDPIKYVFESPFMPGRIAKWQVILSQYDIVYIIKKVVKGSMTADPLAENPINDYEALDFEFLDEHINVINEETEEQDDVWKMYFDGAVNLSSNENGTVLVSPDGKHFSVVVKLRFECTNNVDKYEACVTNLQAAIEIKVKKLEVYGDSALIFYQVKGEWQTEDPKLIPYQKYLLELIKKFKEISFTHLGHDKNQFADALAILAIMTQMEEGREAQLLLIKIWPPSEIIIDNARNLNGLNVQKLCDQYKICYLNSSPYQPQMNGAIEAANKNLKGIIEKITITYKDWHDMLPFALHSYRTTIRMLPGATPYSLVYGMEVVLPIGVEIPSLRILMEAELDETELVKTRLDQLNLINVKRLAVVHRGQLYQGRMARALTTLRILAWRPYFEENTTGPK, from the exons ATGGATCCAATCAAATACGTCTTTGAAAGTCCATTCATGCCAGGAAGAATAGCAAAGTGGCAAGTCATACTTtcacaatatgacattgtctatataatAAAGAAGGTAGTGAAAGGAAGTATGACAGCTGACCCCCTGGCAGAAAATCCAATTAATGATTATGAggctttggattttgaattccttgatgagcatattaatgtaaTAAATGAAGAAACAGAGGAGCAAGATGATGTATGGAAGATGTATTTCGATGGGGCAGTTAACCTCTCTAGTAATGAGAATGGGACAGTACTAGTATCCCCAGATGGGAAACATTTCTCAGTAGTGGTCAAGCTGAGATTCGAATGTACCAATAATGTCGATAAATATGAAGCCTGTGTGACCAATTTACAAGCTGCTATTGAAATAAAAGTAAAGAAATTAGAagtgtatggagactcagcttTGATATTCTACCAAGTAAAGGGAGAATGGCAGACTGAAGATCCAaaactaatcccatatcagaagtatctCCTAGAATTGATTAAGAAGTTCAAagaaatctcttttactcatttgggTCATGATAAAAACCAGTTTGCAGATGCTTTGGCCATACTTGCAATTATGACTCAAATGGAGGAAGGGCGAGAAGCACAATTAttgctgataaag ATATGGCCTCCTAGTGAGATTATCATTGACAATGCTAGGAATTTAAATGGTTTGAATGTTCAAAAGCTGTGTGATCAGTACAAGATTTGTTACCTCAATTCATCGCCTTATCAACCTCAAATGAATGGAGCCATCGAAGCTGCAAATAAGAATCTCAAAGGAATAATTGAGAAAATAACcatcacttataaagattggcatgacatgctcccATTTGCTCTTCATTCTTATCGGACTACGATAAGAATGTTgcctggggcaactccatattcattGGTGTATGGCATGGAAGTAGTTTTACCAATTGGGGTGGAGATTCCCTCTCTACGGATCTTAATGGAAGCAGAGTTAGATGAAACTGAATTGGTCAAAACAAGACTCGACCAACTCAATTTGATTAATGTGAAAAGGTTAGCAGTAGTCCATCGTGGACAATTATACCAAggtagaatggctagggcattaaCGACCTTGAGAATTTTAGCCTGGAGACCTTATTTTGAAGAAAATACTACCGGACCAAAGTGA